Proteins from one Cicer arietinum cultivar CDC Frontier isolate Library 1 chromosome 3, Cicar.CDCFrontier_v2.0, whole genome shotgun sequence genomic window:
- the LOC101496191 gene encoding BEL1-like homeodomain protein 9 isoform X1 — protein MSCKFSNYLIDTDKIMLAKQTGLSRNQVSNWFINARVRLWKPMVEEIHMLESQQTQKEPQRDENPSTSTDKFQLRSNNNIAENPCNSTDKFHNVAYKRTRNELSNMSVLNQQVGSNGVSMGSNVATSNNGVSLTLGLHQNHGIGLSEPFNMSVAQCFGLALQPDSYVMSTFQSQNRQFGRDLIGGQILHDFVG, from the exons ATGAGTTGCAAGTTTTCAAA TTACCTTATTGATACTGACAAGATAATGTTAGCAAAACAAACCGGTCTATCTCGTAACCAG GTGTCTAATTGGTTTATAAATGCAAGAGTGAGACTATGGAAACCAATGGTAGAAGAGATACACATGCTTGAATCACAACAAACTCAAAAGGAACCACAAAGAGATGAGAATCCATCTACCTCAACAGACAAATTTCAGTTACGTTCAAATAACAACATTGCAGAGAATCCATGTAACTCCACAGACAAGTTTCATAATGTCGCATATAAACGGACTAGAAACGAACTTTCAAATATGTCGGTGTTGAATCAACAAGTTGGTAGTAATGGAGTGAGCATGGGGAGTAACGTTGCAACGAGCAATAATGGTGTCTCTCTGACACTCGGTCTTCATCAGAATCATGGTATTGGGTTATCAGAGCCGTTTAACATGAGTGTCGCCCAATGTTTTGGCCTTGCACTTCAACCTGATAGCTACGTCATGAGTACTTTTCAATCACAAAATAGACAATTTGGTAGAGACCTTATTGGAGGGCAAATTTTGCATGACTTTGTAGGGTGA
- the LOC101496191 gene encoding BEL1-like homeodomain protein 9 isoform X2, whose protein sequence is MLAKQTGLSRNQVSNWFINARVRLWKPMVEEIHMLESQQTQKEPQRDENPSTSTDKFQLRSNNNIAENPCNSTDKFHNVAYKRTRNELSNMSVLNQQVGSNGVSMGSNVATSNNGVSLTLGLHQNHGIGLSEPFNMSVAQCFGLALQPDSYVMSTFQSQNRQFGRDLIGGQILHDFVG, encoded by the exons ATGTTAGCAAAACAAACCGGTCTATCTCGTAACCAG GTGTCTAATTGGTTTATAAATGCAAGAGTGAGACTATGGAAACCAATGGTAGAAGAGATACACATGCTTGAATCACAACAAACTCAAAAGGAACCACAAAGAGATGAGAATCCATCTACCTCAACAGACAAATTTCAGTTACGTTCAAATAACAACATTGCAGAGAATCCATGTAACTCCACAGACAAGTTTCATAATGTCGCATATAAACGGACTAGAAACGAACTTTCAAATATGTCGGTGTTGAATCAACAAGTTGGTAGTAATGGAGTGAGCATGGGGAGTAACGTTGCAACGAGCAATAATGGTGTCTCTCTGACACTCGGTCTTCATCAGAATCATGGTATTGGGTTATCAGAGCCGTTTAACATGAGTGTCGCCCAATGTTTTGGCCTTGCACTTCAACCTGATAGCTACGTCATGAGTACTTTTCAATCACAAAATAGACAATTTGGTAGAGACCTTATTGGAGGGCAAATTTTGCATGACTTTGTAGGGTGA